The following are encoded in a window of Poecile atricapillus isolate bPoeAtr1 chromosome 3, bPoeAtr1.hap1, whole genome shotgun sequence genomic DNA:
- the PHACTR2 gene encoding phosphatase and actin regulator 2 isoform X3 — MPAEPAEKIGLLNHQYSVTGSHAFSYAYESTDHCPEISTSPAPPLPKPKPKPKKAPLPPKNAIAASTTTSHKGNEAPHAKKKGKAPAKQPPLPPPKPTGASANREAAGSSHAKKLPVSKSSSSPSPSSTSSHPKASKETSSKSGTSGTPRGKKKPGKQSAPRTAPDGAASSPSAATANGLEAKAEKPKPEQTSIVIFEMENADQSSKLVVPPPPTAAPPPPPLPPPFPAAASQPAGSSDAQDVPDSCVAGPRSPGSDTKPLLQTECGTDKSLSSAALGSAPDAGGEDTESLSTKEDQEGEAPDQAFSEAVEEASDAAAPPESESSRESHGSDSDSDGPILYTDDDDDDDDENASTESSLASKIRRRDTLAIKLGNRPSKKELEDKNILQRTSEEERQEIRHQIGTKLVRRLSQRPTTEELEQRNILKQKNEEEEQEAKREIKRRLSRKLSLRPTVAELQARRILRFNEYVEVTESPDYDRRADKPWARLTPADKAAIRKELNEFKSTEMEVHEESRQFTRFHRP; from the exons AGAGCACTGATCACTGCCCAGAAATATCGACATCCCCTGCTCCACCACTACCTAAGCCTAAGCCTAAACCTAAAAAAGCTCCGCTACCACCAAAAAATGCCATTGCTGCTTCCACCACCACCAGCCATAAGGGTAATGAAGCCCCTCATgctaaaaaaaagggaaaggctCCTGCTAAGCAGCCTCCTCTCCCGCCGCCTAAGCCAACAGGTGCCAGTGCAAATCGAGAAGCTG cTGGTTCCTCTCATGCAAAAAAACTACCAGTCTCCAAGTCTTCTTCATCACCATCTCCTTCGTCCACATCATCTCATCCCAAAGCCTCTAAGGAGACTTCCAGCAAATCTGGCACATCAGGGACTCCCAGGGGCAAGAAAAAACCTGGGAAACAGTCAGCCCCACGAACAGCACCAGATGGGGCTGCTTCTTCCCCCTCAGCTGCGACAGCAAACGGTTTGGAAGCAAAGGCAGAAAAACCCAAGCCTGAACAAACTTCCATAGTAATTTTTGAAATGGAGAATGCAGACCAGTCGAGCAAGCTTGTTGTGCCCCCTCCTCCCACCGCTGCCCCTCCTCCACCTCCACTTCcacctccttttcctgctgcagctaGTCAGCCTGCTGGCTCCTCAGATGCCCAAGATGTGCCAGACAGCTGTGTGGCAGGGCCACGCAGCCCCGGGTCAGacacaaagcctctcctccagaCTGAGTGTGGCACAGACAAGAGTCTGAGCAGCGCAGCCCTCGGCAGCGCTCCAGATGCCGGAGGAGAAGACACGGAAAG CTTGTCTACCAAAGAAGACCAAGAAGGGGAGGCTCCAGATCAAGCGTTCTCTGAAGCAGTGGAGGAGGCTTCTGATGCTGCTGCCCCTCCTGAGAGTGAAAGTAGCAGAGAGAGCCATGGCAGTGACTCGGACTCAGACGGGCCAATCCTGTACACagatgatgacgatgatgatgatgatgagaaTGCAAGTACTGAAA GCTCTTTGGCAAGTAAAATTCGTCGTAGGGATACTCTTGCTATCAAACTTGGCAACAGACCATCTAAGAAAGAGTTAGAAGACAAAAACATCTTGCAGCGTACATCTgaagaggagaggcaggaaaTCAGACATCAGATTGGAACGAAGCTAGTGAG GAGACTTAGCCAGAGGCCCACAACTGAAGAGCTGGAGCAAAGAAATATCCTGAAGC agaagaatgaAGAAGAGGAACAGGAAgccaaaagagaaataaaacgTAGACTCAGTAGAAAG CTCAGCCTGAGGCCTACAGTGGCTGAACTTCAAGCGAGAAGAATCCTTCGATTTAATGAGTACGTGGAGGTCACGGAATCTCCGGATTACGATCGTCGTGCTGACAAGCCTTGGGCCAGGTTGACACCTGCAGACAAG GCAGCAATACGGAAAGAACTGAACGAatttaaaagcacagaaatggAAGTACATGAGGAAAGTCGGCAATTTACCAG GTTTCATCGTCCATAA